A single region of the Bacillota bacterium genome encodes:
- a CDS encoding quaternary ammonium compound-resistance protein SugE, with protein MAWVALVVAGLLEVGWATFMKLSEGFTRLGPSVATIVLMLASFGLLSYAMRSLPLGTAYAVWTGIGAVGSVIVGILFMGESRDPLRLLCIALIVSGLVGLRLTSGE; from the coding sequence TTGGCCTGGGTGGCGCTGGTGGTGGCTGGGTTGCTGGAGGTGGGGTGGGCGACGTTCATGAAACTGTCGGAAGGCTTCACCCGCCTCGGGCCCAGCGTGGCCACCATCGTTCTCATGCTGGCCAGCTTCGGCCTGCTCAGCTACGCGATGCGCTCGCTTCCCTTGGGGACCGCGTACGCCGTCTGGACCGGCATCGGCGCCGTGGGGTCGGTTATTGTGGGCATTCTTTTCATGGGCGAGTCCCGCGACCCGCTGCGCCTCCTGTGCATCGCGCTCATCGTGAGCGGGCTCGTCGGGCTGCGCCTGACTTCGGG